The proteins below are encoded in one region of Streptomyces sp. NBC_00490:
- a CDS encoding MFS transporter: MTTSAKHPAPTTGSRPPLLTRPLLLRFVSLVGATVSFFLLLSVVPAYAAGSGGGGAAGLATGALMLSTVLGELVTPRLVARFGYRVVLIAGLFLLGAPALALTASRDIVWIVAVCLVRGLGFALTIVAGGALTATLIPAERRGEGLAVVGVVSGVPSLIALPLGLWLAEHAGYGTVAAVGGGAALAAIVSVFGLPDRGASAERPVGVVRGLRTGALLRPVLVFGATATAAGILVTFLPLAAGSVSSSVIAAALFAQPAAATVTRWLAGRHGDRHGSAGLVLPGLLLSAAGLLVTAATGSPVAVVAGSALFGAGFGIAQNATLTLMYARVSASSYGTVSALWNLAYDGGMGVGAAGFGVLAGLTGYPWAFAATAALMLIALVPALRDLRHTDY; this comes from the coding sequence ATGACGACTTCGGCCAAGCACCCCGCACCAACGACCGGTTCGCGTCCGCCCCTGCTCACCCGGCCCCTGCTGCTCCGCTTCGTGAGCCTGGTCGGGGCGACCGTCAGCTTCTTCCTGCTGCTGTCGGTCGTCCCCGCCTACGCGGCCGGGTCGGGCGGCGGGGGTGCGGCGGGTCTCGCCACCGGTGCCCTGATGCTCTCCACGGTCCTCGGTGAACTGGTCACTCCCCGGCTGGTCGCACGCTTCGGATACCGGGTCGTCCTGATCGCCGGCCTGTTCCTGCTCGGCGCCCCGGCCCTGGCGCTGACCGCCTCCCGGGACATCGTGTGGATCGTGGCCGTGTGTCTGGTGCGCGGACTGGGCTTCGCGCTCACCATCGTCGCGGGCGGCGCCCTGACGGCGACGCTGATCCCGGCCGAGCGGAGGGGCGAGGGCCTCGCCGTGGTGGGCGTGGTGTCCGGTGTGCCGTCGCTGATCGCGCTGCCGCTCGGGCTGTGGCTGGCGGAGCACGCGGGGTACGGGACCGTCGCGGCCGTCGGCGGCGGTGCCGCGCTCGCCGCGATCGTCTCGGTGTTCGGCCTGCCGGACCGTGGCGCGAGCGCCGAGCGGCCGGTCGGTGTGGTCCGCGGGCTGCGCACCGGTGCCCTGCTGCGCCCCGTCCTCGTCTTCGGCGCCACCGCGACGGCCGCCGGAATCCTGGTCACCTTCCTGCCGTTGGCGGCCGGTTCGGTGTCCTCCTCGGTGATCGCGGCGGCCCTGTTCGCCCAGCCCGCGGCCGCGACCGTCACCCGCTGGCTGGCGGGCCGGCACGGTGACCGGCACGGCAGCGCCGGGCTCGTCCTGCCCGGTCTGCTCCTGTCGGCGGCGGGCCTGCTGGTCACCGCGGCGACCGGCAGCCCGGTGGCCGTCGTCGCGGGATCGGCGCTGTTCGGGGCCGGCTTCGGCATCGCCCAGAACGCCACCCTGACCCTGATGTACGCCCGGGTGTCCGCCTCTTCGTACGGCACGGTCAGCGCGCTGTGGAATCTCGCCTACGACGGTGGCATGGGCGTCGGTGCGGCGGGCTTCGGTGTCCTCGCGGGGCTGACCGGCTATCCGTGGGCGTTCGCTGCGACGGCCGCGCTGATGCTGATCGCGCTGGTCCCGGCGCTGCGCGATCTCCGTCACACTGATTACTGA